CTGGTGCTGCTGCTACTGCTGGCGGCCTTCAGCTTTTTTGCCTACGGCGTGGTGCGCCTGGGCTGGGATTTCGACCAGATGTCGGCGCTGTTTCTGGTGCTGGGCATCGGGGCGGGGCTGCTGGGCGGGCTAGGCCTCACGGGCACGGCCGAGGGCTTCGTGGCGGGCTTCCGCGACATTGCGTTTTCGGCTATTCTCATTGGGTTTGCGCGGGCCATTTTCGTGGTGCTGGCGCAGGGGCACATCGTCGATACCATTGTGCAGGGGCTAGCCGCGCCGCTGGCTCACCTGCCCGTGGCGCTGGCGGCCCTGGGTATGCTGGGCGTGCAGGGTGCCCTGCACCTGCCGGTGCCCAGTGTGAGCGGCCAGGCGGTGCTCACCATGCCGCTGCTGGTGCCTCTCTCCGACCTCATTGGCCTGCCCCGGCAAGTCACGGTGCTGGCCTACCAGTACGGCGCTGGCCTCACCGAGCTGCTCACGCCCACCAACGGCGCGCTCATGGCTATGCTGGCCGCCTGCGGCGTGCGCTACGACCAGTGGCTGCGCTTTGCCGGGCCGCTTTATGGCCTGCTGCTGGCGCTGGGGGCGGCCGGCGTGCTGCTGGGCATCTGGCTACGGTTGGCCTAGCTGAGTGGCTGAGTGGCCGCCCCTGGCTAGCTTGCCATTGTAAATTGCTTTTCTCATTCGCAATCCAAATCCAGCAGGCTAGCCCCTGCTTCCTGCTCCATGCCTGCTCCCGACCTCGACCCGCTGCGCTACCCCGTGGGCCTGCCGCAGCTGCCTACCGCGCCCCTCACGCCCGCCGAGCGGGCGCCCTACCTCCAGCAGCTGGGCGGGCTGCCCGCCCAGCTTACGGCCGCCGCCCGCCGCGTGGGCGGCGAGCGCCTGCAGCTGCCCTACCGCCCCGGCGGCTGGACCGGCCGCCAGGTCATCCACCACGTGGCCGATTCGCACCTCAATGCCTACACGCGCTTTCGGCTCGCCCTCACCGAGGATAATCCTACTATCCGGCCCTACGACGAGGCTGCCTGGGCCGAGCTTCCCGATGTGGCGGCCACGCCCATTACCGTGTCGCTAGCCTTGCTCGAGAGCCTGCATAGCCGCTGGGGCACGCTATTGCACCACCTCAGCGAGGCCCAGTGGCAGCGTACCTTCTACCATCCCGGTAACCATAAGACCTCTACGCTCGACCAAACGCTGGTGCTCTATGCCTGGCACGGCCGGCATCACCTGGCCCACCTCGAGCTGCTAGCCCACTAGGCTGCGCCAACGCAGAAGCAGGCCGCCTGGCTATTAGTCGGCCGGCCTGCTTCAGGCAGGAATAAACACAAGCGCGGCTACTTTTTGGTGGGCCGCACCATGCTGCTGCCTTTGCCGTAGCGGCGCAGGCTTTTTTCGGCTTCCGGGTTCAGCTTGGCAGCTTTTTCCAGGTCTTTGCGCGCCTCTTTCATGCGGTCGAAGCTGGCGTAGCTGATGCCCCGGTACTCGATGGCATCGGCGTAGAGCGAGTCGAGGGCGATGGCGCGGGTAAAGTCGGCCACGGCCGGCTTATACTGGTACATCTGCATCTTGGCCACCCCCCGGCCAAAGAAGGCTTCCTTGTCATCGGGCCGAAACTTAACGGCACCGCTAAAATCATTGGCGGCTGCCTTATACTCTCTCAGCATCAGCTCGTTCACGCCCTTGTTGTAGTACACGTCGGGGTTGCCGCGCATGGTGCGCAGGGCGGCCACGTAGTCGGATTTGGCTTCTTTATAATTCTTGAGATTGGAATACGCCCTGGCCCGCTCGAAGTGGGCGCGGGCATCCTTGGGTCTGGTCTGGAGCACGAGGTTGGCGCGGGCCAGCTGGTAGCGGTAGTCGGCGGTGCTCATCTTGCGCTCAGCAGCGCGCTCGGCCGAGGCGGCGGCGGCCGACAGCGCGGTGGGGTCGGCCACGGCCGTGGCCGCCTCAGGCGAAGGAGCATCGAGCGCTTCGGCCGCTACGGCCGGGGCCGCACCGGCGGCAGCCGGGTCGGGCGTGGGCAGGGAGGTAACGTCGGTAGCCGGCGCGGTGGTCGTAGCGGCAGTGGGGGTGCTGCGCGTAGCGGCTGCGGCCGAAGAGCCAGCCACTGGCCGGTCGGTCTCGGTGGTGGTGGCGCAGCCGCTGGCTAGGGCCAGCAGCACAAGCGCGGCCGGAGCATAAGTAGTAGAAAACGACTTCATTAGCGAAAAAAGTAAGCAGGCCGGCCGGCTAGCTCGCCGGCACTTCGCCCCTTCTACGGAAAAGCCCGGCTAGGGTAACGCCCAAAAGGAAGCGCCGCCCCAAAAAGTCGGCCGAACCGCCAGCCCGGCGTCGGGGTTATCTTTGCCGGCCCCGGCCCGGCTGGTGGCCTTTTCTATTTCATTCCTCCGTTTAAGTTAACCTCATGGCATTGCAATTTGACCTGGTAGTAATTGGCTCAGGGCCCGGTGGGTACGTGGCCGCCATCCGCGCCGCGCAGCTGGGGCTGAAAGTAGGCGTGGTGGAGCGCGAAAGCCTCGGTGGCATCTGCCTCAACTG
The genomic region above belongs to Hymenobacter sp. BRD128 and contains:
- a CDS encoding tetratricopeptide repeat protein, giving the protein MKSFSTTYAPAALVLLALASGCATTTETDRPVAGSSAAAATRSTPTAATTTAPATDVTSLPTPDPAAAGAAPAVAAEALDAPSPEAATAVADPTALSAAAASAERAAERKMSTADYRYQLARANLVLQTRPKDARAHFERARAYSNLKNYKEAKSDYVAALRTMRGNPDVYYNKGVNELMLREYKAAANDFSGAVKFRPDDKEAFFGRGVAKMQMYQYKPAVADFTRAIALDSLYADAIEYRGISYASFDRMKEARKDLEKAAKLNPEAEKSLRRYGKGSSMVRPTKK
- a CDS encoding YfiT family bacillithiol transferase; translated protein: MPAPDLDPLRYPVGLPQLPTAPLTPAERAPYLQQLGGLPAQLTAAARRVGGERLQLPYRPGGWTGRQVIHHVADSHLNAYTRFRLALTEDNPTIRPYDEAAWAELPDVAATPITVSLALLESLHSRWGTLLHHLSEAQWQRTFYHPGNHKTSTLDQTLVLYAWHGRHHLAHLELLAH